In one window of Zingiber officinale cultivar Zhangliang chromosome 11A, Zo_v1.1, whole genome shotgun sequence DNA:
- the LOC122030836 gene encoding protein TIFY 5A-like, translated as MMGTRYDPELWLSIGGEAVASAARNRRLRRAESPLRYSTAYRQQQLQHKQQMTIFYNGQVCVCDATEMQARAIIGMAEKETEAMIGKKRRMNKHDRQQQQEAMAESTTALPLPLPPSPSPESLLQVLNPDLSMRQSLQRFLEKRKGRISEVTPYEQTPKLLFPLKPQHA; from the exons ATGATGGGAACGAGGTACGACCCTGAACTCTGGCTTTCCATCGGCGGCGAGGCCGTCGCCAGCGCCGCCCGCAACCGGAGACTGCGCAG GGCGGAGTCACCGTTAAGATACTCAACAGCTTATCGGCAGCAGCAGCTACAACATAAGCAGCAGATGACGATCTTCTACAACGGCCAGGTATGCGTGTGTGACGCCACGGAGATGCAAGCGAGAGCAATCATAGGAATGGCGGAGAAGGAGACGGAAGCGATGATTGGAAAGAAAAGACGAATGAACAAACATGATCGGCAGCAACAGCAGGAAGCCATGGCGGAGTCTACTACAGCTCTTCCTCTGCCTCTGCCTCCCTCTCCGTCTCCTGAAAGCTTGCTGCAGGTTCTGAACCCAGATCTGTCGATGAGGCAGTCGCTGCAGCGGTttttggagaagagaaagggtagGATTAGTGAAGTAACTCCCTACGAACAGACGCCTAAATTGTTGTTCCCACTTAAACCTCAGCATGCATGA
- the LOC122031596 gene encoding pentatricopeptide repeat-containing protein At2g41080-like codes for MSFNILIGDLIHNGDINATRNLFNEMPERNLATWNAMIVRLAHFELDEEGLECFLRSRREGLRPDEFGRAQNGDPEGAFHHFILMKNVGLLPDHVTFVSIISACSDLDALAQGQQVHAQVIHVGVGSVSPVRSPLISMYSKCGCLEDSSMIFSEADASDLVLWSSMIAAYGFHGRGEEANKLFNEMIGEATIIML; via the exons ATGTCCTTCAACATCCTCATCGGCGACCTCATCCACAACGGGGACATCAATGCTACCCGCAACCTGTTCAATGAAATGCCAGAGAGGAACCTCGCCACCTGGAACGCCATGATTGTCAGGCTGGCTCACTTCGAGCTCGACGAGGAGGGACTCGAGTGCTTCCTGAGGTCGAGGAGGGAGGGCTTGCGTCCTGATGAGTTTG GAAGAGCACAAAATGGGGACCCTGAAGGGGCCTTCCACCATTTCATACTCATGAAGAATGTCGGATTGTTGCCAGACCATGTAACCTTTGTTAGCATCATCAGTGCATGCTCTGACTTAGATGCCTTAGCACAGGGGCAACAAGTGCATGCACAAGTCATCCATGTTGGAGTTGGTTCAGTCTCCCCGGTGAGGAGTCCACTGATAAGCATGTATTCCAAGTGCGGTTGTTTGGAGGATTCAAGCATGATATTTTCTGAAGCTGATGCATCAGACCTTGTGCTCTGGAGCTCCATGATTGCAGCCTATGGTTTTCATGGACGTGGAGAGGAGGCTAACAAGCTGTTTAATGAGATGATCGGAGAAGCCACAATTATCATGCTATAG